GTGCTGGACAAGAAGTTCGTCTACGTCGTGGGTAATGACCACGTCGTCCACTCCCGTCCGATATCGATCCGTGCCGAACTGCCCCACGTCTACGTCGTGGGTGGGGGACTCGTCGAGGGTGACAGGGTCCTGCTGGAGGGTCTCCGCAAGGTGAAGGAGAACGAGAAGATCGCCTACAAGTACCTGGCACCGCAGGATGCACTCCGTACTCTCGAGCTCTACGCCGAATAACTCCCAACCACACGGATCCTGCAGATATGTTCAGCAACATCCTTCATAGGCCGGTCTTCGCGATCGTGATCTCCATCGTGATCGTGTTCGTCGGGACGCTCGCCATCAAACAGCTTCCGACGGCGCAGTTCCCGGAGATCGCACCGACTACCGTCAACATCGCCATCGCCTATCCCGGCGCGAGTGCCGACGTCCTCGTCAAGTCCACGCTCATTCCTCTCGAACAGTCCATCAACGGCGTGCAGGGCATGCGGTACATCGCCTCCGATGCGACCAGTGCCGGCGAAGCCACCGTACGCGTGATCTTCGATCCGGGCGTGGACCCCAACCAGGCCATGATGTGGGTGAAGACCCGCGTGGACCAGGTGATGTCGCTGCTGCCGCCCCTCGTGCAGCGCGAAGGCGTGGTGATCACCCCGGTGCAGCCCAGCATGCTCATGTACGTGAACCTCTACAGTACGGACGAGCATGCCGACGAGAAATACCTCTACAACTACGCCAACGTGAACCTGATTCCGGAGATCAAGCGGATCAAGGGAATCGCCTCGGCCACGATCCTCGGCAGCCGGCAGTACGCCATGCGGATCTGGCTGAAGCCGGACCGGATGCGTGCCTACAACATCTCCGCCGAAGAAGTCATGCAGGCGATGCAGGAACAGAGCATCATCGCCCGGCCCGGACGTCTCGGTCTGGCATCGGGCAAGGATGCGCAATCGCTCGAATACGTCCTGAAGTACCAGGATCGCTACGACAAGCCCGAACAATACGAGAACATCATCCTGCGGTCGAATTCCAACGGCGAGAACATACGCCTGAAGGACGTCGCCACGGTCGAGCTCGGATCGGAGTTCTTCGACATCTATTCCAACCTCGACGGTCATCCGTCCGCCGCCATCATGCTGAAGCAGACATACGGCAGCAACGCGACGGAAGTGATCGAGTCCATCAAGGGCAAGCTCGAAGAGCTCAAGGAACGCTTCCCCGCAGGCATGGACTACAAGGTCAGCTACGACGTGTCCAAGTTCCTCGATGCTTCCATGGAGCAGGTACTCCATACCCTGCGGGACGCCTTCATCCTGGTGGCCTTCGTCGTCTTCATCTTCCTCGGCGACTGGCGCTCGACGCTGATCCCGACGCTCGCCGTGCCGGTCTCACTGGTCGGGGCCTTCTTCGTGCTGCAGATATTCGGACTCTCCATCAACCTCATCACGCTCTTCGCCCTCGTACTGGCCATCGGTATCGTGGTGGACGATGCCATCGTGGTGGTGGAGGCCGTGCATGCGAAGATGGCCGAGGAGAACCTATCGCCGTATCAGGCGGTGAAGGCCGTGATGCGGGAAATAAGTGGCGCTATCATCGCCATCACCCTCGTCATGGTCTCCGTATTCCTTCCTATCGCCTTCATGTCGGGCCCGGTCGGCGCCTTCTACCGGCAGTTCTCCATCACGATGGCCAGCGCTATCATCCTCTCCGCCGTCGTGGCACTGACGCTGACGCCTGTCCTCAGTGCGTTGATCCTCAAGAACACGCACGGTCAGGAGAAGAAGCCATCCATCGTCACGCGATTCATCAGGGCCTTCGACCGTGGCTTCGACAAGGTCGCCGGACGCTACGAGTGGCTGCTGCGGAAGACCGTGAAGCGGAAGGTCCTGACGTTCGGAGTCCTCGCACTGTTCGGCGCGGGTATCGTCCTCATCAACGTCGTGATACCCGCCGGGTTCATTCCGGGTGAGGACCAGGGTACCATCTATGCCATCATCCAGACGCCGCCGGGTGCAACGCTCGAGCGGACGAATCAGGTGGCGCGCGAACTGCAACGCATCTGCAAGACGATCCCCGACGTGGAATCGGTGTCGGGTCTGGCAGGCTATGAAATCATGACGGAAGGCCGTGGCTCCAATGCCGGTACGTGTCTCATCGACCTCAAGGACTGGTCGGACCGCGACCATTCCGTCCATGAAGTCATGGAAGAACTGGAGCGCAAGACGCGCGACCTCGGCGCCGTGATCGAATTCTTCGAACCGCCGGCCGTGCCGGGCTTCGGCTCGTCGGGCGGCTTCTCTGTACGTCTCCTCGACAAGACGAACGGTACCGACTATCACGAGTTCGAGAAGATCAACGCCCAGTTCATGCATGCGCTCGCCAAGCGTCAGGAGCTGACGGGATTGTTCACGTTCTTCGCCGCCAA
The DNA window shown above is from Candidatus Kapaibacterium thiocyanatum and carries:
- a CDS encoding multidrug transporter AcrB → MFSNILHRPVFAIVISIVIVFVGTLAIKQLPTAQFPEIAPTTVNIAIAYPGASADVLVKSTLIPLEQSINGVQGMRYIASDATSAGEATVRVIFDPGVDPNQAMMWVKTRVDQVMSLLPPLVQREGVVITPVQPSMLMYVNLYSTDEHADEKYLYNYANVNLIPEIKRIKGIASATILGSRQYAMRIWLKPDRMRAYNISAEEVMQAMQEQSIIARPGRLGLASGKDAQSLEYVLKYQDRYDKPEQYENIILRSNSNGENIRLKDVATVELGSEFFDIYSNLDGHPSAAIMLKQTYGSNATEVIESIKGKLEELKERFPAGMDYKVSYDVSKFLDASMEQVLHTLRDAFILVAFVVFIFLGDWRSTLIPTLAVPVSLVGAFFVLQIFGLSINLITLFALVLAIGIVVDDAIVVVEAVHAKMAEENLSPYQAVKAVMREISGAIIAITLVMVSVFLPIAFMSGPVGAFYRQFSITMASAIILSAVVALTLTPVLSALILKNTHGQEKKPSIVTRFIRAFDRGFDKVAGRYEWLLRKTVKRKVLTFGVLALFGAGIVLINVVIPAGFIPGEDQGTIYAIIQTPPGATLERTNQVARELQRICKTIPDVESVSGLAGYEIMTEGRGSNAGTCLIDLKDWSDRDHSVHEVMEELERKTRDLGAVIEFFEPPAVPGFGSSGGFSVRLLDKTNGTDYHEFEKINAQFMHALAKRQELTGLFTFFAANYPQFELLIDNSAAMQKGVSIGKAMENLNIMIGSTYEQGFIKFGRFFKVYVQSSPEYRRYPSDLENLFVKNDHGEMVPYSSFMTVKKTQGPNEITRYNLYNSAAIRGLPAPGHTTGDAIAAIKEVAKQTLPRGYDVAWEGLSYDEADRGNEALYVFLVVLIFVYLVLAAQYESFVLPLAVILSLPVGVFGAFLLLDLMGLANDIYAQVGLIMLVGLLGKNAVLIVEYAVQRQQQGASVLDAAIEGAKVRLRPILMTSFAFIAGLIPLVTASGPGAIGNRTIGASSLGGMFVGTVIGVIVIPGLYYVFASMIKGRQLIRDEHDEPLSEEYVHKREEAR